The DNA segment gactacaccacggaagcacattttccaccgaattactgaccttattccttaaatctatcctgcgcaacgattggtaaatcgttgcgcatataaccaacgtacaaaaatttgttatatgcgctgcgcgtttggtaaatagcgctgattggttatttgcgctcaataTATACTAAAGAGCTGtggtttctttctttctttttattcgGCGGAAAAACCCGACCAGGCACGGTAATTTTAGTCTTACTCATATGTAGTTTTATAATTGAATGTACACAATCATTTTTGCAGTGAGATTACAGTCTTTTAGCCTGTGTGTACTATATAAACTTGTATAGCTGCAAAAAGATTTGTCACCAATTAACGTCGAACTTTGAAGGACATTAAGTCAAATAACAGTCGTTTCGGAATAACGTTCGACCACAATAAAAATCTCACAGTGGTATTAGTGACTTTATCTAGAGCGGAAGATGGACCATATCAGACAGAAAGTGGAACTTTTGAACTTTTTCTTTCAAGTATCTTTGCCGATGATGGTCTGGacatatatggcccaaaatgtGCACCGCTGCACAGTTGTGGCCATATTTAACCTACTATATACATTTGGTTACTGGGGTTACTTACTATATTGCTTTGGTTACTgtactctttttcaaaattttagtgtcAGTGCACTAGTGTCCATTTACAACCCATTATATTCCTTTGGTTACCAAGGTCACTTACTCTATGACTTTGGTTACTGCAGTATtgaagaatgatttttttttccttttttcatagACTATTTTATGCTTAaagtttgttttcaaatgaaTGCAGTGCCGAGGTCAGTGATACCGTGTCATTTGTTTTTACCTTAATGGAACTTGGTGATTCACCAGATTTGTGGAAAAAGACACAAGTAACACATATCTTTAAGAAAGGGGAAACACATTAATTATGTGCAAACTATAGACCACTTTGTAGATATTATGTAATCTGACTATCAGCATTATCAGCTTGGTCAGATAAATGGCAACTGAAATTTAACGCCGGAAAATGTAAATCTATGCATCTTGAGAAGGATAGTGTTCATATTATATATCCGAAAATTCTGGAGATACCCCTGttgaaaatattaataatgaaGAATATATAGGAGTTACTTTTTTAATGAGCACAAAAAGTGAAAAACTAACCAATCACTGGAGATGATTCGTAATACATTTTCTTCCTTGGATgttgacatttttcttttttacgaaAGTTTAGTCAGATCGCATTTAGAATATGCTAGAGTAATATAGGCCTCAAAATTTTATGGACCTCGCTAACGGCTGGGTCGTTCTCAAGTCTATCATTTAAACACCTACGTCGAACCAACGGTGGCTATAGGCTGGGTCGTTCTCAAGTCTATCATTTAAACACCTACGTCGAACCGACGGTGGCTCATTTAACTTTGCACATATATAATTGCTGCTATCACTGTTCTTTTCTTGGGCAATATTccatattaatttgaaaaaaaaaacaacaacaatgtgttTAGATGAAGCACTttgttaaaaaagtaaataatctGACAAGCGTTAACCCATTATACAGTGGAGAGTACTAAATATGTAAACATATGAAATGATTGATTGTCCAACGATATTCTatacattttttaagaaattcgAGATATacttaaacagaaaatataacaaataatttacaaagttAGTATTTATTTTCAGCAAAAGATATACATTTATTAACGCCTAACATGCATGTCATAAAATGTAACGTTTAAAAGCATTCGTTggctttcaattttatttttaaaacctttgtTTAAAATTGCGTAAACATTTAGTGGAGGGGATAGTTTCCAGTTCTTTGTAGTCTTTCAGACATTATTATGCGACATAAAACAAGTTAATCCTGATGTGTGAATAAACAAGTTAGCAGATCACTTTCTGCAAATGCATAAAAGAATAGAGAGTTAGTTCTAAAAGAATGTTCCACGTCTAACAAATGGTTGTAAAATGAAACGTTTATGAAAACAACCATTCTGATTCAGTTCATCGTAGACCGTTAACTACTTGCTGCACGGGCGCCCAGATGTTTTGCGCGTCTCTGCTGCATATCCCTACTGAGCATTAGATATTCAACCAACATTTAAACAGTTGTGAGAAACCGTCACTGATTATGGTTAATATTTCTCGTTTGAAACTTGATAAGCATTTAAGATCATATTAATTTAGAATTTCCTTAATATCAATGAACTGAAATGTTTCAAACATAAAAGCTTTACTAAGTAAACACACGTAACAAGGTCTAGATGACATTGTTCGGACAATCTTTAGAAAGTTTATTCTTTATGTAGGCCTATTTGTTTAAACATACGCAATCTCTCTCATAATCGCATTTCGGTGTTAATGTGTTCTGTACTTTCTTCGACCGAAAAACGTTATTCTGCTTTATCAGTTCTACACCAACGAGTGTTAGTTAGATACTGTAACTAGTTGTATGGTGCTGGCTCTATGTGTTGGTCTTTATATGCACAATCAAGCAAACCGCATCATAAAGTaaagacctagtgatctagtgaTAATGCCAACTTGTTTGCGAATAGCCTGGTAAAGGTCGGAGAAATCAACAGTGTAAGAAATCTACGAGCAGTGTTAGATTCTAATGGATACAGAACAGCAAATATGCACAATGTCACACACTTCAAGTCAGGTTACTATAACACCTTGTTGAGTGTTATTCCAAACATCATATCGGTCAAATTGTAACATGTCCAGATCACATCACCATTAAAACGTCCCGCCACAGTCATATTACATCCATACAGAAAGAGCTCCATTGGTTAGCGGAGAAGATATGACGCACTCTTATAACTTTGAAAGAACAGTACGTGACATGCCTTTAGTTAATTTTAATCAAGTGAATGGTTTATTGCGTATACGTATAGAATGATTTCCAACCTACGATGAATTTgatataattcaaattgtcagtTATAATGAAAGCCTCTCCTATATTGCATGTATCtccaggattttttttaaaacttaaatgatatttaaaatacatGGGAAACATTTATACAATGCACCACTTGAGGAATTTTGGAAAAGAATGTTTTGAAGGGGTGAGTTGTATAGATAGTCCgaattaaaacacaaaacaacatGTTATTCTGATACAGCATTTCAAAGTATGCATAATTTTAGACTCATTCCTAAAACTGAAAACGATACATGGCTTTTAAACATTCCTAAGGATGTTTTGCCATTATGTAACTTTCAATTTTGCAGTAAGTAAACAGTTATGCAAACAATCTTTTATTGAATATGAAGGTTTAGTcgtgtttttgacattttaaaaaactgGACCAAAGTCTTTCCCTATATTAACTATAAGAGTTATTCCGTGTTATATAAGTGTAGCGAAATGACTGGTGTTCAATCTATATATTGTATAAGAAAGAAGTGTAAATGAAATGTGTATAAACATGAcaataataaaagtaaaactaCTTATGaatattagaatgatttttttgtaATAGTCTAGGTGGTATCACAGAGATTCTTTGGTGTGCATCCCCGATGTAACACATCGTTATCATACAATGTCAGccgtcacacacacacacacaaaaacacattagCAGAAGACCTTCTTAAATGCTCTGAAACTAATTTTCAGCCGAGCCTTATTTTACGGCCTTCGTCCTTTTGGTGGACGTGGTGGTGGATTTATTCTTATGTTTTCGTAGTCCTCCATGCCATCTTCTCCCGCTGCTAAATCTTGTTGATTTGCATAGGAAACAATTGGAGATGTAGGGTTTATGATATTGTCTAACATATTCTGCACAATGAAAAAGTTGGGACGATCTTCCGAACTGTTTTTATGACACTCCTCTAAAACATGAAATCTGAAAATAGTATACGtttcatttgtatttaattttgccCCAACTGGTCATCTTGTGTAGTATACAACATTATTCGGCTTTTTGTCACACTGAAATCTGGTACATATCTATAGCTATAACAGTTTCAAATGATATAGAACATGAAATAAGCAAGTATACTGATTTTAACTGGAAGAAAAATGGTTTGACTGATTCACAATATATGCACCATCAGATTTTTGCTTCAAATAAAatggaaacaaataatttcatacGTACATGGCGTCAGAACAGTCGTTCGGCTTTCTAAGTCTGTATCCTTCATCACGGACTTTCTGCTTCACTTCATCATTACTTCTGATTTCAAAGTAAGGCATGTGACCATTGGTGAAGACTTCCCAGACAAGAACCCCATATGACCACTagaaatattgaataatatgACCACTAGAAATATTGAATGACAGACCACTAGAAATATTACTGAATATGTACGAGTTCTGAAGCGGAAATAATGTAAGAAACTCCGTGGAAGAACGAGTACATATTTCTCGATGCTAATCTAATAATCTTCTTATTGCATACGCATATAAATATACGATTATTacataattgatataaatttttCTTGAGTCGCACAAGGTGGACAACCCACGTGGCTTTTGGATACCGTACACGTGGAGAAAACATGTCGATTCATGtgatattttgccaatattttccgTATCACTCCACGGATTTCCATAAGATAAAGTGCGTCGAAAACAGCAAAATTAGTGCTTTCTTCCACCCAAAACATCTGCCATCAATACGCATGACTTGTCCCAAAATACGCAGTACTTGTCCCAAACACTTGATAAAAAACACTTTCCGTGGACTAACTGTGTAGATAAAACGAACACACTTTCGCAGTCGGGCAAATTGTTTAAAAAACGTATATTAACTGGTTGAAGACTTTTGGGCGGAGGTAAGGACTCATTTTTTTCTGTCTCCTATGCattttatcttatgaaaatcCGTTAAGTAGTTAGGGAAATATTGGCAAAATGCTGCCTCAATCGGGCCATTTTCTCCCTATGTGCTTTATCCAAAACTCACTAGGGTTAGCCACCTTGTCGGAGTAGATCTAAATTGAAAATTTAGTCGTTTAAGAAGTTTTAAACGCGACAACACAGGTGAAATGGATGACGTCACAAATGATGCCACGCATCCGagatgaaatttaaacataagtATGAAACACAACTGATAATTCTGGTTCCATTGTAATTTAACGAGATTTACAAATGAATGATATTACTACACATATTGAATAGTATTATTGATTGGTGCACCTCTGTCCTATTCTGTAATATTCTTTATATATGTGTGAATAATAGAAACAATCAACCCAAAACACAAAATTCTTTAGTGCAATTGAACAGGACTTTCTACAGAAAGTTCATATGTACAACAGTATCAAAATTTGACAATGTGACGTCACACTCACCACGTCCGATTTCGTGTCGTAGAAACCTTGACGTAAACTTTCTGGCGCCATCCATCTAATAGGCTGATATCGACCAATGCTCTCTAGATACTCATCTGGATACAGGTCAAAACTGAACGAGGCATCGCTTATTTTCACTTCGAAATCACGGGATACCCTATTTGGAAAATGATACGGATTTTCTTAATTAATACAAGTTAGTAGTACAGCATCGAGCAAAAACACTGTTTAGCAAATAGTTATACCCGAAAAATACTATGAAATATAACAACTGATATCAAATATTCTGAGAGGACTGTCGGCATGGTGTTTGGTTATACCTAAATGTAAGAACGAAACTGAAAGCCAAACTGTTCACATACTACCAAAAAACGCTATATTGAGAAAATTAGTAATAACTTTTAAGCAAATATATGCTGAATTCTGTGCGATCTCACTTGAATCATGATTTACATAAGTTCAGATGTCTGTATTGAACGTTGCTTGGATGTAACGTTTGTATTTGCACACGCCACTCCTACCACTACCTTCATccacacatacaaatataaatggcaacaaaagtaaagaaataacaaGATACTGAAACTAAGCTAGCTGTAGCTAAACTATTTGTTCTTACTAAAGAAGATGGTCTTATCtcagaagtcgtttaaaggtatattCGACAAAAGTTTCGTATCTGAAAACATGAGCAATTACTTTCTATAGATATGTTAATATAataagtttatgtgtattaacatatatttattaaGGTTTTTAGATACATTGAAGTATTTCACCTAgaggtaaaatattttagtgaacgaTGACCATTGAGTATCTTTCATCATATTAAAAACGTTATCATATTGCTTATTAAATGATACCAGTAATTTCTGGCAGGATAATCATACATACAACTCAGTTATATACAGTCAGTTTCTCACTACAAGACCACTATGTCCAGCTCAAATGGTACTAGTTACGTTACACAGGGTAATCAAAATGTAGAAGTAAATTCCTACCAGCAATTCCTCGCCGCCAAGTCTTTATGTACAATACCCTGCGTACTCAGATAATTCATCCCTTCTGCCACCTGTGTGCAAATCTCCAGTCTCTGTTCCGTAGTCAAATGCTAAAGAAAAAGTAAGCACGACAAAGGTAAGTAGGCAATTGTTCTTCGGTTTATCTAGAACTTAAATAAAATCGTTATCTTTGTTTACGTCATAAAATACAATGCCATAGATTATTACAAATACCGTATACATCACGCAGAATGCAACAGAAATGCCAATTTATGATAAAAGTAAATAGAAcctttataaaatatgaaagtgaCTCCACTAAATCATAGCCTTTTTATTATACGAGCTCAGTTAATAGAGTTAACTATATCTggcatttttataattaaaaataccGACAAGaagttaaaacatgaaaatgaaaatgcaaaTCGAAGTATCGTTTACTCGTGGTGTATGGCttgtgaaaatattacatctgtGAAAGAAAGTTCATACtgataaaacaacaaacattctCGATAAAGTACCTCTTTTTTGCTAATAAGGTAATCTTTGAGGGTTTTGTTCGACATTGCTGGGtatataatatagatatttttagcATCGACAGCTATTCCCTTCATTCTAAGAACATTATCATTGTCGAAGTCTTGCAGCCCCGTGCATTCCAGTAAATTATTATTCAGCCAGTCAGGCAGATCGCCCTCTTCTGCAAAACAAAATCTGttatataatatgagccgtgccatgagaaaaccaacatagtggctttgcgaccagcatggatccagaccagcctgcgcatccgcacagtctggtcaggctcctgCTGTTTCCTATAAAGCCCATATGGCATTAGAAACTGttatgcgaacagcatggatcctgacagaaCGCGCGGATCCAGCGGTCTGGACCATCTGGTCGCATACGCCAATTTTGTTTTCCCATGCAGTGCTCATATGGATTTAACCTGGCTTGTAGACATTTTCACCAGTGTTTTTACAATGATACCAGAAATAATTAAATGCACAAATTAAACCTAATTTGTTCACTTATATCTgaatacaacaaaaaatgatttttacaaatgGCTGTGTTAAGGCTCTGTACTACTAAAATCTACCGCGTATGATATACCTATTATCTTATGATTAGATAAAGCAAATTTACTGCTGAAGTTGGCCAAAAAAATCCTCATGCAAAAGTATCCAGACACCGTTAATATGATTTCACAAGCATATTCTGTTTTTACTTCTCTTGAGCACTTCAATTCGCATTTTGAAGAATTATTCCAAGTCTAACGTAAATCCTCTGGTtcgtaggatttttttttcacctttttgttGACACCCGCCATTTATTACAACAAACAATGTTAATCTCCTTCTAGGATGGTATACGTGCgtaattttctttatttacgGATGCAAGATTAGAACGTTGATTTTTCAATGCCGGGTAAGGACATTTACTGACATCTACCGAGGATGAATGTACCGATTTTTATAAATTGAATTAGGTTCCAATATGGCGGTCAGACTTTTACTGCATCATGTGTCATACAATTACCTGAATTCAAGTAATAACAGAAAATTGGATGTATGACACTCTTTTGCTCTATGTAATAACTTTCCTAGTGGTCAAGCTTGGAtcatttgtcacatatttttgcGACATCAAGTAATGTCAGAAAACGGAATGTATGCCACTAATTTGTTCCATGTAATAACTTCTTTCTAATGCCCCTAATTAACTGCATAGATGTGTGGGTAAATGatatatattcatagacaataccTGGGTAAGACTCGAGTAAAGTTTTAATCGTAAGACTGGAACCAGAGTACGGGGATGACGTAGATGCATTATACTGTCCACTTATAACACGAATCTTCTTTCCTGTAGAAAAGTAAACATTTGTCTTGACTTGTGGTTTAATGAATTACAATACATTCATGCCATTTTATACATCaattacatatttcatttatgaattatttaaaatgcCTTTTTATCAAGGTATTACATTATCAGTAAAATCTATACAAAGatcaaaaacataaaatgcaaaccatgcaaaataacagcagactcgatTTTACTGAGTTAAGGAGAGGTAATGAATTGTGCAACACTGCTAACGcgccttagcaccggcttaagtggaattccataataaactagaactgtcacaggagtgacttatacccccaccatacggtcttgtcacagacgAATGGCAACCATCAAccataagaaatttaaaaaatacttagaataatataaaacgacCTTGatacttaaggtattggacccgtaatagagttcctcctttttgaagagtattcaattcctaccataaacatactttagtttaaacatattttattgcaaacgatatatgtttataatacaaataaacacatgcGTTATTTTAACATTGATTAATGAGAATTAGAAAAGCATGTTaatgtatacattgaaatcagaagcaaaagggttgggccacaagtttttcCAACATTAGCGACGGCCCTTCCCCAAAGAGTAGATTAAGGTACCAGACGGATCtagaatttagtataaacatatattgttatacAGAGAATGATgatacaacaaaaaatacaaaacaaaacaaaacaaaaaaaaaatgtctagttCAGTAAAGAATGACAAAAAgctgaaggaaaaaaaaactgatgaagATTTTGAAACCTGATCAACCTCGATTCTCGTGCCTCGTGTGCCCCGGAATTTACTGTTTTGATTGAGATCAGCGACTAAGTACTTACAATCATGATAaggtacatgaaaaaaaaattagttatcGGACATTTCAAAGCGTCTAGTTAATTTAATAAATCGCTGGACTTCTTTGAAGAGAGTAGAATTTTCTTCATCGGTTAAATAATCAATaccaaaaagcaatttttttacTGTTAAGAGGATGATATTGTCTAGTACTGGTAAACAGTTTGGAGTCTTTGGTTTATGTATAACGGACAGCGAAAGAAAAAATGTTCAGCATCTTCACACAAACTACCGCACGTACAGTTTGGGTTATCGCGTAAATGATTGTTGAATAAGTCGTTATTTAAGTTACTGCATTTGTTCGTATTCGGCATGATGCACTTGCAGGAAGCGGTCACCTACAAGAAAATATGTAGGGACAACGGTGGGTTAAATAGATTTAACAGCTTTCTTTTAAATGAGGCGAGAGTTTCTGAATTTCGATTTTTCTATATCTAAATCATTCCAAAGCTTAATAGATGATGGCAGTACTGATCTGGAATAAATTTCAAGACGACGGGCAACAGTTGCGTAATCGAGATGATTTCTCAAGTTGTACGAATTCGTGTCACTAACCATATCAGGTAAAAGTTCATTTAAATAGCTCGGTAAATCGccatttttgta comes from the Mercenaria mercenaria strain notata chromosome 9, MADL_Memer_1, whole genome shotgun sequence genome and includes:
- the LOC128559386 gene encoding tyrosine-protein kinase TXK-like isoform X1, whose product is MNDACNDSDVTITLDDKNCALLSRSNDLITCDPGETFPGTARTVQVKVKIGNKEFAWGELKINSFWTNTEFIGIAAGAGVFLIAIIVIVICIVRCRNRTQDHPDDGIPLEITPSNTTKRVPNNYTTPSHTTKGVENEYTRINPVAFIQPQQTLVRTRTPKEIADAFCKRLRSNVGKVVKTSLIERCNIEPGKICTNKGKKIRVISGQYNASTSSPYSGSSLTIKTLLESYPEEGDLPDWLNNNLLECTGLQDFDNDNVLRMKGIAVDAKNIYIIYPAMSNKTLKDYLISKKEHLTTEQRLEICTQVAEGMNYLSTQGIVHKDLAARNCWVSRDFEVKISDASFSFDLYPDEYLESIGRYQPIRWMAPESLRQGFYDTKSDVWSYGVLVWEVFTNGHMPYFEIRSNDEVKQKVRDEGYRLRKPNDCSDAIFHVLEECHKNSSEDRPNFFIVQNMLDNIINPTSPIVSYANQQDLAAGEDGMEDYENIRINPPPRPPKGRRP
- the LOC128559386 gene encoding tyrosine-protein kinase TXK-like isoform X2, with translation MNDACNDSDVTITLDDKNCALLSRSNDLITCDPGETFPGTARTVQVKVKIGNKEFAWGELKINSFWTNTEFIGIAAGAGVFLIAIIVIVICIVRCRNRTQDHPDDGIPLEITPSHTTKGVENEYTRINPVAFIQPQQTLVRTRTPKEIADAFCKRLRSNVGKVVKTSLIERCNIEPGKICTNKGKKIRVISGQYNASTSSPYSGSSLTIKTLLESYPEEGDLPDWLNNNLLECTGLQDFDNDNVLRMKGIAVDAKNIYIIYPAMSNKTLKDYLISKKEHLTTEQRLEICTQVAEGMNYLSTQGIVHKDLAARNCWVSRDFEVKISDASFSFDLYPDEYLESIGRYQPIRWMAPESLRQGFYDTKSDVWSYGVLVWEVFTNGHMPYFEIRSNDEVKQKVRDEGYRLRKPNDCSDAIFHVLEECHKNSSEDRPNFFIVQNMLDNIINPTSPIVSYANQQDLAAGEDGMEDYENIRINPPPRPPKGRRP